The DNA region AAAAGCTAAAACCAAAGATCACTTCTAATATTAAAAATTCTAAATTCAAAAATCCAAAAGTGTATTGTCCGGGAGTTTTGGTAGTTTCCGGACCAAAATACAAAAAAGGAGATGGAGTTTTAGAAACACTTCGTAAAGAAACAATCACCCAAGGATTTTTATTCGTATTCTTGGTAGATAATTCGGAAGAAGCAACAAAATCAGATCATGATTTTATCTGGAATGTTTTTACTAGATTCGAACCTGCAGCGGACATTTACGGGGATTCAAATGTGATCCGTAATCATATTTCTTTCCATGGTCCGATCCTAGTGGATGCAAGATTAAAAACTTGGTATCCTCCTGTTCTAGAAGAAGATCCTAAAATCTCCAAACAAGTAGAGAATAGATTTGGTAGACTTTTGGATTCGATTTAGGTAAATGGAAGAATGGGAATGAAACGAGTAGTCGTTACCGGCGGGGCCGGACTGATCGGAAGTAATATAGTTAGACTTCTAAACGAACAAGGGCTTTCGGATATCCTTGTAGTAGACCATTTGGGTACTTCTTCCAAATGGAAAAACCTAAGAGGTTTGGAATATACTGATTATTTGGAAAAAGAAGAATTCCTACAAAAAGTCCAAACTACTGATATCTTAAAAGATTATTCTCATATTTTTCATTTGGGAGCTTGTTCTTCCACAACGGAAACGGATGCTTCTTATCTGATCCGAAACAATTATGAATATACCAAAATTCTAGCGGAAGAGTCTTTGCGTAAAAAGATCCAATTCTTATATGCTTCTTCTGCAGCCACATATGGAGAAGGGCAATTCGGTTATGACGATAAGGCGCCGATCCATCCACTCAAACCGCTGAATATGTATGGATACTCCAAACATATGTTCGATCTATATGCCTTAAGAAAAGGATTTTTAGATAAGATCACAGGAGTGAAATACTTCAATATATTCGGATTCGGAGAGGCTCATAAAGAAGATATGAGATCTGTAGTATTAAAAGGATACGAACAGATCTTATCCGAAGGAAAATTGAAATTATTTAAGTCTTATCGCCCGGACTATAAGGACGGGGAACAAAAAAGGGACTTCCTTTACGTAAAAGACGCTGCAAAGATCAGCCTATTTCTTTTGGAAAATCGTAAATTCGGTTTATATAATGTAGGAAGAGGGCAAGCAGAGACCTGGAATTCGCTCGCTTCCGCATTATTTAAGGCCTTAGGGAAATCGGAAAATATAGAATATATGGAAATGCCTGAGAGTTTAAAGGCAAAATACCAATATTATACGAAGGCAGAGACCCAAAAACTGATCTCAAGCGGTTACAAGGAAGGATTTACTGATTTGGAAACTGCGATTGCGGATTACGTGGATCTGTTAAAGAAAGAAGAATAAAAGGGGCCTTTAAGACCCCCCACAGCTATTAATTACTTAGAAAAGATCTGAAGTAAAGATTTTGCGAATGCTTTGAATTTTGCGTCTTTGATAGAGTAGAATACTTGGTTAGAAACTTTTTTGCTTCCTAAGTATCCTGCTTCTTTCATTTTGCTTAAGTGTTGAGATGCAGCTGATTGGCTGATACCAAGTGCGTCTACAAGTTCTCCCACGC from Leptospira selangorensis includes:
- the rfaD gene encoding ADP-glyceromanno-heptose 6-epimerase, with amino-acid sequence MGMKRVVVTGGAGLIGSNIVRLLNEQGLSDILVVDHLGTSSKWKNLRGLEYTDYLEKEEFLQKVQTTDILKDYSHIFHLGACSSTTETDASYLIRNNYEYTKILAEESLRKKIQFLYASSAATYGEGQFGYDDKAPIHPLKPLNMYGYSKHMFDLYALRKGFLDKITGVKYFNIFGFGEAHKEDMRSVVLKGYEQILSEGKLKLFKSYRPDYKDGEQKRDFLYVKDAAKISLFLLENRKFGLYNVGRGQAETWNSLASALFKALGKSENIEYMEMPESLKAKYQYYTKAETQKLISSGYKEGFTDLETAIADYVDLLKKEE
- a CDS encoding ArsR/SmtB family transcription factor, encoding MAAQKLEIKKTHLDSTIRGLKAVAHPDRLKILLHLSRKEHSVGELVDALGISQSAASQHLSKMKEAGYLGSKKVSNQVFYSIKDAKFKAFAKSLLQIFSK